A genomic segment from Diadema setosum chromosome 11, eeDiaSeto1, whole genome shotgun sequence encodes:
- the LOC140234934 gene encoding acid-sensing ion channel 1C-like — MPVRRVDVASVGLESKQQEIWRDETTVSPPPYPKFQSTLSWFAIFYKAIPEAVGIAGLKYAFNPAERQTRRLFWLFLVLSAMGVTGFQLIDRSIYFASNPKSVDISVDYDKEKDFPSVAICNYNSFRADLVSGTKFGDFLTEIFPDTFNVNMTEYQPALEAIHNMTGVFVNMSHTLESTLILGSWGQEPLTVANFTLKVTDWGVCFVFNDESNGLPKLTLRSAGRRHTLRLTLDARQLEYFFEPKLRGSAGFQVVLYDYGTEPSIEDYGFGIAPGQMTLAAVDVIEYTNLPPPHGQCGEKVLKNYNHYGHTECYFECSDDFIRQACGCKTLMMKGARS; from the exons ATGCCTGTCAGACGAGTAGACGTTGCCAGTGTAGGCCTAGAATCGAAACAGCAGGAGATCTGGAGAGATGAAACCACAGTGAGTCCCCCTCCTTACCCGAAATTCCAGAGCACATTGTCATGGTTCGCCATTTTCTACAAGGCCATTCCAGAGGCAGTTGGAATAGCTGGACTAAAATACGCCTTCAACCCAGCAGAACGCCAGACGAGACG GCTCTTCTGGCTGTTTCTGGTCTTGTCAGCGATGGGAGTGACAGGATTCCAGTTGATTGACAGGTCCATCTACTTCGCCAGCAACCCTAAGAGTGTCGATATTTCTGTGGACTACGACAAGGAGAAAGACTTTCCCTCCGTCGCCATATGCAACTATAATTCTTTTAG GGCAGACTTGGTGAGTGGAACAAAGTTTGGAGACTTCCTTACGGAGATATTTCCTGATACCTTCAACGTCAACATGACTGAATACCAACCCGCGCTCGAAGCCATCCACAACATGACAGGTGTTTTTGTCAACATGAGTCACACGCTGGAGAGCACATTGATATT AGGAAGCTGGGGACAGGAACCACTGACTGTGGCTAACTTCACCCTGAAAGTGACCGATTGGGGTGTCTGTTTCGTTTTTAACGATGAGTCAAACGGTCTGCCGAAACTCACTTTAAGATCTGCAG GAAGGAGACATACTCTGAGACTAACGTTAGACGCCCGACAGTTGGAATATTTTTTCGAACCAAAGCTCCGAGGTTCAGCCGGCTTCCAAGTCGTACTCTACGACTACGGCACCGAGCCAAGTATCGAGGACTATGGTTTTGGAATAGCGCCAGGGCAAATGACGCTAGCTGCTGTAGACGTGATCGAG TATACCAATTTGCCGCCCCCTCATGGGCAGTGTGGCGAGAAGGTTCTGAAGAACTATAACCACTATGGGCACACCGAGTGTTACTTCGAGTGCAGTGACGATTTCATACGCCAAGCATGTGGTTGCAAAACTCTTATGATGAAAG GTGCGCGCAGTTAG